TGTTGGCGGTGGACTGGCCGGATGTCGTGCGGCTGTGGAAATTGCCCGCACCGATCCTAGTCTGAACGTTGCTGTAGTGGCTAAAACTCATCCGATTCGATCGCACTCGGTGGCGGCTCAAGGGGGTATTGCGGCTACGTTGAAGAATGTCGATTCTGAGGATAGTTGGGAAGCTCACGCCTTTGATACAGTGAAAGGCTCCGACTATTTAGCAGATCAGGATGCGGTAGAAATTTTAGCCAAGGAAGCTCCGGATGTGGTGATCGATTTGGAGCATTTGGGGGTTCTATTTTCCCGTCTACCCGATGGTCGCATTGCTCAACGAGCTTTTGGGGGCCATTCCTATCGCCGCACCTGCTACGCTGCCGATAAAACGGGCCATGCGATTCTTCATGAGTTGGTGAATAATCTGCGACGCTACGGGGTAAAAGTCTATCAGGAATGGTATGTGATGCGCTTGATCCTGGAAGAGGGAGAAGCGAAGGGTTTGGTGATGTACCATATCATGGATGGTCGCTTGAAGGTGGTGCGAGCGAAGGCGGTCATGTTAGCGACTGGGGGCTATGGCCGGGTGTTTAATACCACTTCCAATGATTTTGCCTCGACGGGAGATGGGTTAGCAATGGTCGCTCAAGCAGGTCTCCCCCTTCAAGATATGGAGTTTGTACAGTTCCATCCGACGGGATTATATCCAGTTGGGGTGTTGATTTCCGAGGCAGTCCGGGGCGAGGGAGCTTATTTACGCAACAGTGAGGGGAATCGCTTCATGGAACAGTATGCCCCAAGCAAAATGGAGTTAGCTCCCAGGGATATTACGTCTAGAGCTATTACTCTGGAAATCCGCGCCGGTCGTGGCATTCATACCGATGGCAGTGCGGGCGGCCCCTTTGTGCATTTGGATCTGCGCCACATGGGGCGGGAAAAAATTATGAGCCGCATTCCGTTTTGTTGGGAAGAGGCCCATCGCTTGGTGGGTGTGGATGCGGTGGAGGAACCGATGCCAGTGCGTCCCACGGCCCATTATTCTATGGGAGGTATTCCGGTGGATACGGATGGTCGGGTACGCAGTGGGGTAGAGGGATTTGTAGAAGCTTTATTTGCGGCTGGAGAATCCGCTTGTGTGTCAGTGCATGGGGCGAATCGTTTGGGGAGTAATTCCCTGCTCGAATGCGTGGTTTATGGCAAACGGACGGGGGCGGCGATCGCCCAATATGTCCAATCTCGTAAGTTACCCAGTTTAGAGGAAGGGCCTTATCTGCAAGAGGCACAGGAGCAAATTCAAGCGTTATTAGACCAACAGGGAGAACAGCGTATTAATCCCTTGTGCCAAGCATTTCAAGATGCCATGAGCCAATATTGTGGCGTGTTCCGCGACCAGGAATCGATGGAGAAGGGGTTAGAGATTACACAAGAGTTGCAACAGCAATATGGCACGATTTATCTTGGCGATCGCGGGTCTTTGTGGAATACGGAGATTATCGAGGCCCTTGAGCTGAAAAATATTATGGTGGTTGGCCGCATGATCCTCACCTCTGCTCTCAACCGTCAGGAGAGTCGGGGGGCCCATTCCCGCGAAGATTATCCCCAACGGGACGATCCGAACTTCCTCAAGCATTCTTTGGCGTTTTATTCGGCCGCAGGCATTGATATTCAATATCGTCCGGTGACGCTGACCCAGTTTGAACCGCAGGAGAGGAAGTAT
This window of the Roseofilum reptotaenium CS-1145 genome carries:
- a CDS encoding succinate dehydrogenase/fumarate reductase flavoprotein subunit, whose protein sequence is MLEHDVIIVGGGLAGCRAAVEIARTDPSLNVAVVAKTHPIRSHSVAAQGGIAATLKNVDSEDSWEAHAFDTVKGSDYLADQDAVEILAKEAPDVVIDLEHLGVLFSRLPDGRIAQRAFGGHSYRRTCYAADKTGHAILHELVNNLRRYGVKVYQEWYVMRLILEEGEAKGLVMYHIMDGRLKVVRAKAVMLATGGYGRVFNTTSNDFASTGDGLAMVAQAGLPLQDMEFVQFHPTGLYPVGVLISEAVRGEGAYLRNSEGNRFMEQYAPSKMELAPRDITSRAITLEIRAGRGIHTDGSAGGPFVHLDLRHMGREKIMSRIPFCWEEAHRLVGVDAVEEPMPVRPTAHYSMGGIPVDTDGRVRSGVEGFVEALFAAGESACVSVHGANRLGSNSLLECVVYGKRTGAAIAQYVQSRKLPSLEEGPYLQEAQEQIQALLDQQGEQRINPLCQAFQDAMSQYCGVFRDQESMEKGLEITQELQQQYGTIYLGDRGSLWNTEIIEALELKNIMVVGRMILTSALNRQESRGAHSREDYPQRDDPNFLKHSLAFYSAAGIDIQYRPVTLTQFEPQERKY